One Halichondria panicea chromosome 3, odHalPani1.1, whole genome shotgun sequence genomic region harbors:
- the LOC135333903 gene encoding dynamin-like 120 kDa protein, mitochondrial: MLRESQLSTRNMVTAVTEEFWKMVRGSINDQALHFKTLRYNLEAEWRNRYPGGRTLDRDDLFELGKADILTEVASLQVLPPNKWEMILSEGLWDRMAPKVLDIFMAAAQGRSPGEFNTSADIQLHKWADSQELAKLCTEVGLETMFEQLHTKLEDGGEGGANRFHSLSQGLREEIERLGRTQHQWEGYNVDQLKYVQMSALDDKDVQTAEQWEAAVQFMSSSLKKQIRVAEEEMQRMEGPTSYYDRWIRWKGQNELEIKRQAVANELNNFLRAEPSHPNKLYADEVMTVQRVLKTNGYSVSEEDVQYVWERVYDLHFLREAEEVANKCQWGFNLRHHSTEYTCSEVEFFWRVEQVIKSSARTLRVQILDREVRQLEQQVKTTLDSIAGDEGRKREVIRGDAVDKAEQLKQVRMIQEKLDTFREALKTQQRD; encoded by the exons ATGCTGAGAGAATCCCAGCTGTCCACACGTAACATGGTGACAGCTGTGACGGAGGAGTTCTGGAAGATGGTCCGGGGGTCCATCAACGATCAGGCACTCCACTTCAAGA CTCTGCGGTACAACCTAGAGGCTGAGTGGCGTAATAGGTACCCTGGGGGAAGGACACTGGACAGAGACGACCTTTTTGAGCTGGGAAAAGCGGACATCTTGACCGAGGTCGCCAGTCTGCAG GTCCTCCCACCCAACAAGTGGGAGATGATTCTGAGCGAGGGACTCTGGGACAGAATGGCCCCCAAAGTGTTGGACATCTTTatggcagctgctcaaggacgTTCGCCAGG AGAATTCAACACATCAGCTGATATCCAACTGCACAAGTGGGCTGACAGCCAAGAGCTGGCGAAGCTGTGCACTGAG GTTGGTCTGGAGACAATGTTTGAGCAGCTACACACCAAACTGGAGGATGGGGGAGAGGGTGGGGCCAATCGGTTCCACTCCCTGAGTCAGGGCCTTCGTGAGGAGATAGAGAGACTGGGCAGAACACAACACCAGTGGGAGGGGTACAATGTTGATCAACTG AAATACGTTCAGATGTCAGCTCTGGATGACAAGGACGTCCAGACAGCGGAACAGTGGGAAGCAGCCGTCCAGTTCATGAGCTCCTCTCTTAAGAAGCAGATACGAGTGGCGGAGGAGGAGATGCAGAGGATGGAGGGACCCACGTCTTATTACGACCGCTGGATCAGGTGGAAGGGGCAGAATGAGTTGGAGATCAAGAGGCAAGCCGTCGCTAATGAACTCAATAACTTCCTACGAGCAGAACCG TCCCACCCGAACAAGCTCTACGCTGATGAAGTGATGACAGTGCAGAGAGTGCTCAAGACCAACGGATATTCTGTCTCTGAAGAGGAT GTACAGTACGTGTGGGAGCGTGTGTACGACCTCCACTTTCTACGAGAAGCTGAGGAAGTGGCCAACAAGTGTCAGTGGGGGTTCAACCTACGCCACCACAGCACTGAG TACACGTGTTCGGAGGTAGAGTTTTTCTGGCGAGTGGAGCAGGTCATCAAGAGCTCGGCCCGTACACTCAGAGTACAGATACTGGACAGAGAGG TGCGACAGCTAGAGCAACAGGTGAAGACAACACTGGACTCCATTGCTGGGGATGAGGGGAGAAAGAGAGAGGTGATCAGGGGAGATGCCGTGGACAAGGCAGAGCAACTAA agcaagTGCGTATGATTCAAGAGAAGTTGGACACATTCAGAGAAGCACTCAAGACACAACAGAGAGACTGA
- the LOC135333892 gene encoding RING finger protein nhl-1-like, with protein MAERVTTKEALKKLDAQLECSICLDNFKQPKLLPCFHVFCKSPCLDKLVTKDGRSLTCPTCRHIVPLSERGVAGLQSDFHIDHLFEIQDAFNKAEDDNDTNCGCEDGKATGYCNDCGDFLCDECQAAHKRVKYTRDHRLNSLDELKAQVTSLVPPKKAVPHCPKHSENSLKIYCDTCSTLICTDCTIRLHKDHNYDLVPDVLTKHKEELVSSLKPVKEKLDSVQRALKDFDTRAKAIHEQRAAIEANIHKEIDEQHRLLDQRRAELVGELEILTQLKLKDLAAQRDQVEITQVKLTSCLEYAEVGLKTGTDGEVLEMKSSIVKRVKQITAEFKSSAIQPETKADMELITEGKEPLQQAYQDFLEIDHNRSFSLENSHMTRDCLKDATSEETKTLSYQGMTKNNKKFKDKLNIKAELVHIESEGILKCEVIEEPHGQHKINYRPVKRGKHELHITVNGDAVRGSPFPIAVVSSPQSFVKPSRVVRGVNKPRGTVFNSKGQLVVVEGEGTTVSVFTPEGEKIRTFGKLKNAFGVTVDKDNNIYVVENGNHRLNKFSSAGKFVAVVGSQGSGNLQFLHPAGICYNRRDNNLYVTDNCNHRIQVLTTDLKLVRCFGTPGNGNGQLQNPFYPTFDSANNLYVTEHTNHRVQVFTAEGQFLRTFSQKAKSKKLNSPWAIAIDSNDTVYVSENGPHHVSVFTSQGAYITTFGGQGTKEGQFNIVYGLSIDRNDSVVVSDEGNGLLQIF; from the coding sequence ATGGCCGAGAGAGTGACTACGAAAGAAGCTCTCAAGAAACTCGATGCTCAACTCGAATGCTCCATTTGTCTCGACAATTTCAAGCAGCCGAAACTCTTGCCTTGTTTTCACGTATTTTGCAAGTCCCCGTGTCTGGATAAACTAGTGACCAAGGATGGACGCTCCCTCACTTGTCCCACCTGTCGACACATTGTCCCACTGTCAGAGAGGGGAGTGGCTGGACTGCAATCAGACTTCCACATCGACCACTTGTTTGAGATACAAGATGCTTTCAACAAGGCTGAAGACGACAATGATACGAACTGTGGCTGTGAGGATGGCAAAGCCACTGGATACTGTAACGACTGTGGGGACTTTTTATGTGACGAATGTCAAGCTGCTCACAAAAGAGTTAAATATACACGTGATCATAGACTAAATTCGCTCGATGAACTCAAAGCTCAAGTGACTAGCCTGGTTCCCCCCAAGAAGGCTGTCCCCCATTGCCCCAAACACTCGGAGAATTCTCTCAAGATATACTGTGATACTTGCTCCACTCTCATTTGCACGGACTGCACTATTCGTCTCCACAAAGACCATAACTACGACCTGGTGCCTGATGTGCTGACCAAGCACAAGGAAGAACTTGTCTCCAGTCTCAAACCAGTCAAAGAGAAGCTGGACAGTGTACAACGAGCTCTGAAGGACTTTGACACAAGAGCCAAGGCAATCCACGAACAGAGGGCCGCGATTGAAGCCAACATCCACAAGGAGATTGACGAACAACATCGACTGTTGGATCAACGAAGGGCAGAGCTTGTGGGAGAGCTAGAGATACTGACTCAGCTGAAGCTGAAGGATCTGGCGGCACAGAGGGACCAAGTGGAGATCACTCAGGTGAAACTGACTAGCTGTCTGGAGTACGCTGAAGTGGGTCTCAAAACAGGCACAGACGGTGAAGTACTCGAAATGAAATCTTCCATTGTTAAGAGAGTTAAACAAATCACTGCAGAATTCAAATCAAGTGCTATTCAGCCAGAGACAAAGGCTGACATGGAACTGATCACTGAAGGAAAAGAACCTCTCCAACAAGCTTACCAAGATTTCCTAGAAATTGATCACAATCGATCATTCAGCTTAGAGAACAGCCACATGACAAGAGATTGTCTGAAAGATGCTACCTCTGAAGAAACCAAAACTTTATCCTATCAAGGAATGACCAAAAATAACAAGAAATTCAAAGATAAACTTAACATCAAAGCTGAACTTGTGCATATCGAAAGCGAAGGCATATTGAAATGTGAAGTGATCGAGGAACCACATGGCCAACACAAGATCAACTATCGCCCTGTGAAACGAGGAAAGCATGAACTACACATCACTGTCAATGGGGACGCAGTACGAGGCAGTCCATTCCCAATAGCTGTAGTCTcatcaccacagagcttcGTCAAGCCTTCCCGAGTTGTACGAGGTGTGAACAAACCACGAGGCACTGTCTTCAACAGTAAGGGGCAGTTGGTTGTTGTTGAAGGTGAAGGAACTACTGTCTCTGTATTTACACCAGAGGGTGAGAAGATACGAACGTTTGGAAAGCTGAAAAATGCATTTGGAGTGACTGTCGACAAAGACAACAACATCTATGTTGTGGAGAATGGCAATCATCGTTTGAATAAGTTCTCATCCGCCGGAAAGTTTGTAGCGGTTGTTGGTAGTCAAGGCAGTGGTAACCTTCAGTTTCTGCACCCTGCTGGTATCTGTTATAACAGAAGAGACAACAACCTGTATGTGACTGATAATTGTAACCACAGAATACAAGTGCTTACCACTGATCTGAAGCTTGTGCGATGTTTCGGTACACCTGGCAATGGGAATGGACAATTACAAAACCCATTTTATCCAACATTTGACAGTGCCAACAACCTCTATGTGACTGAGCACACTAACCATCGAGTACAAGTCTTCACTGCTGAAGGTCAATTCCTGAGAACCTTCTCACAAAAAGCCAAAAGTAAAAAGCTGAACTCACCCTGGGCCATAGCCATCGATAGCAATGACACAGTGTACGTCAGTGAGAATGGACCGCATCATGTGAGTGTATTCACATCCCAGGGAGCCTACATCACCACGTTTGGTGGGCAAGGAACGAAAGAGGGACAGTTTAATATCGTTTATGGACTCTCTATTGATCGCAATGATTCTGTTGTTGTATCCGATGAAGGCAACGGGCTACTGCAGATATTCTAA